The following coding sequences lie in one Variovorax terrae genomic window:
- a CDS encoding ribonuclease catalytic domain-containing protein: protein MFALFEEAGKFLAGRVLSEAESSAQVELDSGKRVKVKAANILLKFEKPAPAELLAQAQALSQTIELELAWEFAPEDEFGFADLARDYFNDKASLEQQAAALLRLFEAPHYFRRAGKGRFRKAPAEIVQQALAAIEKKKQVLAQIAAWAEELGRGSCPAPIREQLYKILFKPDKNAPEYKAVVEASRATQTAPLELLQQAGAIDSAYQFHWKRFLFDNFPKGTGFPPLEAPLIKDELPLAAVQAYSIDDSQTTEIDDALSVQGLGSGSVVLGIHIAAPGLAIQPAGAIDQVARQRLSTVYMPGYKITMLPDDVVQTYTLQEGRDCPAVSLYVTFDEASLEIRDTQTRLERVPIAANLRHDQLDAVVTEAWLQNPAFEHENGPMSLPVGRDVLSFLYRLAQQLKARREVVRGKPETFNRPDYNFRLIGNDGSEPTGSEQVQITTRQRGAPLDLIVSEAMILANSTWGNWLAESGVPGIYRSQASLAPGVKVRMGTKALPHAGIGVKSYAWSTSPLRRYTDLVNQWQIIACARHGRTAALAAPFKPKDAELFSIISGFDAAYSAYNGYQAGMERFWTLKYLEQQGITELTATVFKDLPGSVLVRADELPLVLPVLGAQGLPRGAKLRVKLGAIDEITLDVNGTVLERLDAAAAPEAASDEEDEGEEVAAGPIAIAVDVSENEAASGDNSSP, encoded by the coding sequence ATGTTTGCATTGTTTGAAGAAGCCGGCAAGTTTCTCGCCGGGCGCGTGCTGTCGGAGGCGGAATCGTCCGCCCAGGTCGAACTGGACAGCGGCAAGCGCGTGAAGGTGAAAGCCGCCAACATCCTGCTGAAGTTCGAGAAACCCGCCCCGGCCGAGCTGCTGGCCCAGGCCCAGGCCCTGAGCCAGACCATCGAGCTGGAACTGGCCTGGGAATTCGCGCCCGAAGACGAATTCGGCTTCGCCGACCTGGCGCGCGACTATTTCAACGACAAGGCCTCGCTCGAACAGCAGGCCGCCGCGCTGCTGCGCCTGTTCGAGGCGCCGCACTACTTCCGCCGCGCCGGCAAGGGGCGCTTTCGCAAGGCGCCGGCCGAGATCGTGCAGCAGGCGCTCGCCGCCATCGAGAAGAAGAAGCAGGTGCTGGCGCAGATCGCCGCCTGGGCCGAGGAACTGGGCCGCGGCAGCTGCCCGGCGCCGATCCGCGAGCAGCTCTACAAGATCCTGTTCAAGCCCGACAAGAACGCGCCCGAGTACAAGGCCGTGGTCGAGGCCAGCCGCGCCACGCAGACCGCGCCGCTGGAGCTGCTGCAGCAGGCCGGCGCCATCGACTCGGCCTACCAGTTCCACTGGAAGCGCTTCCTGTTCGACAACTTCCCCAAGGGCACGGGCTTCCCGCCGCTCGAAGCGCCGCTCATCAAGGACGAGCTGCCGCTGGCCGCCGTGCAGGCCTACTCGATCGACGATTCGCAGACCACCGAGATCGACGATGCGCTGTCGGTGCAGGGCCTGGGCAGCGGCAGCGTGGTGCTGGGCATCCACATCGCCGCGCCGGGGCTGGCGATCCAGCCCGCGGGCGCGATCGACCAGGTGGCGCGCCAGCGGCTGTCCACCGTCTACATGCCGGGCTACAAGATCACCATGCTGCCCGACGACGTGGTGCAGACCTACACGCTGCAGGAAGGGCGCGACTGCCCGGCCGTGTCGCTGTACGTCACGTTCGACGAGGCCTCGCTTGAGATCCGCGACACGCAGACCCGGCTCGAGCGCGTGCCGATCGCCGCCAACCTGCGCCACGACCAGCTCGACGCCGTGGTCACCGAGGCCTGGCTGCAAAACCCCGCGTTTGAGCATGAAAACGGCCCGATGTCCTTGCCGGTCGGTCGTGACGTGCTATCGTTTTTATACCGCCTTGCCCAGCAGCTGAAGGCGCGGCGCGAGGTGGTGCGCGGCAAGCCCGAGACCTTCAACCGGCCCGACTACAACTTCCGCCTCATCGGAAACGACGGCAGCGAACCCACCGGCAGCGAGCAGGTGCAGATCACCACGCGCCAGCGCGGCGCGCCGCTGGACCTGATCGTGTCCGAGGCCATGATCCTGGCCAACAGCACCTGGGGTAACTGGCTGGCCGAGTCCGGCGTGCCCGGCATCTACCGCAGCCAGGCCAGCCTGGCGCCCGGCGTCAAGGTGCGCATGGGCACCAAGGCGCTGCCGCACGCCGGCATCGGCGTGAAGAGCTACGCCTGGAGCACCTCGCCGCTGCGCCGCTACACCGACCTCGTGAACCAGTGGCAGATCATCGCCTGCGCGCGCCACGGCCGCACGGCGGCGCTGGCCGCGCCGTTCAAGCCCAAGGACGCCGAGCTGTTCTCCATCATCAGCGGCTTCGATGCCGCCTACAGCGCCTACAACGGCTACCAGGCCGGCATGGAGCGCTTCTGGACGCTCAAATACCTGGAGCAGCAGGGCATCACCGAGCTCACCGCCACGGTGTTCAAGGACCTGCCCGGCAGCGTGCTGGTGCGCGCGGACGAGTTGCCGCTGGTGCTGCCGGTGCTCGGCGCGCAGGGCCTGCCGCGCGGCGCGAAGCTGCGCGTGAAGCTCGGCGCCATCGATGAAATCACGCTCGACGTGAACGGCACCGTGCTCGAACGGCTGGACGCCGCGGCAGCCCCCGAGGCCGCCTCCGACGAGGAGGACGAGGGCGAGGAAGTGGCCGCCGGACCGATCGCGATCGCGGTGGATGTCAGCGAAAACGAGGCGGCTTCGGGCGATAATTCCTCCCCGTGA
- a CDS encoding sensor histidine kinase, translating to MNFRAIKAGGWLLFLWLALALGARAEIQELRQARAAITVDGTTELTTVALPYHWDRHHPGQQGIATFEVAFSMPGEPAVPYAVYFPRLGNAYEIWLNGTLLQRNGDLARFNSSDYGKAPRYVEVPPQLLQKQNLFRINIRADGGRRGGLAAPVVGPDEDVRELYVADYRWQVAGSLAVVVLSLLVGIVALMLWLTQSDPAQRGWRKRDSLYLYAGLAELAWALRIGDKLIENPPMSWLGWGPLMTACAACWLCSMALFCVKVAGWDDRSRLGWWKGGLLLFFLAGTVIGVAAQYGHQPLLLTTYYAVASAWCIPFALVYMARAVRPGARRAHVLVALALLANVLTGLRDLVVFRMSDSFGDNSWLRYSSMLFGLMLGYIAITRFRAASVQVRDLMANLAARVAQKEAELAQTYQRVEQLAREQERASERSRILRDMHDGVGSHISAAIRQLQSGRASNEAVLLTLRDSLDQLKLSIDAMNLPAGDVTALLANLRYRLEPRFAASDIELQWDVDLLDPLQGLDAGAMRQLQFMVFEALSNVLQHAQASVLRIEARVAGAQVHLRLIDNGRGFDTTRPPRKGLLSLRERAQAIGAALVIRSAGGGTEVEIRLPG from the coding sequence ATGAATTTCCGGGCAATCAAGGCGGGAGGGTGGCTGCTGTTCCTGTGGCTGGCGCTGGCCCTGGGCGCCCGGGCCGAGATCCAGGAGCTGCGCCAGGCGCGCGCCGCCATCACGGTGGACGGCACCACCGAGCTGACCACCGTGGCGCTGCCCTATCACTGGGACCGGCACCACCCCGGGCAGCAGGGCATCGCCACCTTCGAGGTGGCGTTCTCGATGCCGGGCGAACCGGCCGTGCCCTATGCCGTGTATTTCCCGCGCCTGGGCAATGCCTACGAGATCTGGCTCAACGGCACCCTGCTGCAGCGCAACGGCGACCTCGCCCGCTTCAACAGCTCCGACTACGGCAAGGCGCCCCGCTATGTCGAGGTGCCGCCGCAGCTGCTGCAGAAGCAGAACCTGTTCCGCATCAACATCCGCGCCGATGGCGGCCGGCGCGGCGGCCTGGCGGCCCCGGTGGTCGGGCCCGATGAGGACGTGCGGGAACTCTACGTGGCCGACTACCGCTGGCAGGTGGCGGGCTCGCTGGCGGTGGTGGTCCTGAGCCTGCTCGTGGGCATCGTGGCGCTGATGCTGTGGCTGACCCAGTCGGACCCGGCCCAGCGCGGCTGGCGCAAGCGCGACAGCCTCTATCTCTACGCCGGGCTGGCCGAGCTGGCCTGGGCCCTGCGCATCGGCGACAAGCTGATCGAGAACCCGCCGATGTCCTGGCTCGGCTGGGGGCCGCTGATGACCGCGTGCGCCGCCTGCTGGCTGTGCAGCATGGCGCTGTTCTGCGTGAAGGTGGCGGGCTGGGACGATCGCTCGCGCCTGGGCTGGTGGAAGGGCGGGCTGCTGCTGTTCTTCCTGGCCGGCACGGTCATCGGCGTGGCGGCCCAGTATGGGCACCAGCCCCTGCTGCTGACCACCTACTACGCCGTGGCGAGCGCCTGGTGCATTCCCTTCGCGCTGGTCTACATGGCGCGGGCGGTGCGCCCCGGCGCCCGCCGCGCGCATGTGCTGGTGGCGCTGGCCCTGCTGGCCAACGTGCTCACGGGCCTGCGCGATCTGGTGGTGTTCCGCATGAGTGACTCCTTTGGCGACAATTCCTGGCTGCGCTACTCGTCGATGCTGTTCGGCCTGATGCTGGGCTATATCGCGATCACCCGCTTTCGCGCCGCCAGCGTCCAGGTGCGCGACCTGATGGCCAATCTGGCGGCGCGCGTGGCGCAGAAGGAGGCCGAGCTGGCGCAGACCTACCAGCGCGTGGAGCAGCTCGCGCGCGAGCAGGAGCGCGCCAGCGAGCGCTCGCGCATCCTGCGCGACATGCACGACGGCGTGGGCTCGCACATCAGTGCGGCGATCCGGCAGCTGCAGTCGGGCCGGGCCAGCAACGAGGCGGTGCTGCTGACCCTGCGCGACTCGCTGGACCAGCTCAAGCTGTCGATCGACGCGATGAACCTGCCGGCGGGCGACGTGACGGCGCTGCTGGCCAACCTGCGCTACCGGCTGGAGCCGCGCTTTGCCGCCTCCGACATCGAGCTGCAATGGGACGTGGACCTGCTCGACCCGTTGCAGGGGCTCGATGCCGGCGCCATGCGCCAGCTCCAGTTCATGGTGTTCGAGGCGCTGTCCAACGTACTGCAGCATGCGCAGGCCAGCGTGCTGCGCATCGAGGCCCGCGTGGCGGGTGCGCAGGTGCACCTGCGCCTCATCGACAACGGGCGGGGCTTCGACACCACGCGGCCGCCGCGCAAGGGGCTGCTGTCGCTGCGCGAGCGGGCGCAGGCCATCGGGGCGGCGCTGGTCATCCGCAGCGCGGGGGGCGGCACCGAGGTGGAGATCCGGCTGCCGGGGTGA
- a CDS encoding YqiA/YcfP family alpha/beta fold hydrolase, translating to MPTTHLLYLHGFRSSPQSAKARQMAARVAAGHPGVAWWCPQLPPSPREAMALILAGIAPWPKASMAVVGSSLGGFYATHVAEQTGCRAVLLNPAVHPARDLARHIGEQTAWHDPQQHFFFEPRFVDELRALECGPPAQPENYFAVIAKGDELLDWREMTGRYPGARVKLLEGGDHALSDFDAHLGGILAFLDLA from the coding sequence ATGCCCACTACCCACCTGCTCTACCTGCACGGCTTTCGCTCTTCCCCGCAATCGGCGAAGGCGCGGCAGATGGCCGCACGCGTGGCCGCCGGCCACCCCGGCGTCGCCTGGTGGTGCCCGCAGCTGCCGCCCTCGCCGCGCGAGGCCATGGCGCTGATCCTGGCCGGCATCGCGCCCTGGCCGAAAGCGTCGATGGCCGTCGTGGGTTCCTCGCTCGGCGGCTTCTACGCCACCCATGTGGCCGAGCAGACCGGCTGCCGGGCCGTGCTGCTCAACCCCGCAGTGCACCCGGCGCGCGATCTGGCACGCCACATCGGCGAGCAGACGGCCTGGCACGATCCGCAGCAGCATTTCTTCTTCGAGCCGCGCTTCGTGGACGAGCTGCGCGCACTCGAATGCGGGCCGCCAGCACAGCCCGAGAACTACTTCGCCGTGATCGCCAAGGGCGACGAACTGCTGGACTGGCGCGAGATGACGGGCCGCTATCCCGGCGCCCGCGTCAAGCTGCTTGAAGGCGGCGACCACGCCCTGAGCGATTTCGACGCCCATCTCGGCGGGATCCTGGCCTTTCTCGACCTCGCCTGA
- a CDS encoding response regulator transcription factor → MPVWRVLIVEDDPLMRDFFAASVARHPELTLAASLGTLSEAIAWLDDSAHAVDVLLTDLGLPDGSGLDVIRHATKLHPACEPLVISMFGDEDNVLASIEAGALGYIHKDSTPDDIAHTILEMKAGASPISPMIARRVLSKYLSLQSKRAKVQADGSSDAIKTGATQSAAEAPPLAANGRSLLSGREQEVLELIARGFSYLEIAKLQGVSVHTVQTHIKNLYGKLAVHSKNEAVFEATRLGLLRRHG, encoded by the coding sequence ATGCCCGTGTGGCGCGTACTGATTGTTGAGGACGACCCGCTGATGCGGGATTTTTTTGCGGCCAGCGTGGCGCGCCATCCGGAGCTGACGCTCGCCGCCAGCCTGGGCACCCTGTCCGAGGCCATCGCCTGGCTGGATGATTCCGCGCACGCGGTCGACGTGCTGCTGACCGATTTGGGCCTGCCCGATGGCAGCGGGCTGGACGTGATCCGCCACGCCACGAAGCTGCACCCGGCCTGCGAGCCGCTGGTGATCTCGATGTTCGGCGACGAGGACAACGTGCTCGCCAGCATCGAGGCCGGGGCCCTGGGCTACATCCACAAGGACTCCACGCCCGACGACATCGCCCACACCATTCTTGAGATGAAGGCCGGCGCTTCGCCGATCTCGCCGATGATCGCGCGGCGGGTCCTGTCCAAATACCTGAGTCTGCAGTCAAAACGGGCGAAGGTCCAGGCGGACGGGTCATCGGATGCTATCAAAACAGGAGCAACTCAATCCGCCGCGGAGGCTCCGCCGCTGGCCGCCAACGGCCGCTCGCTGCTGTCCGGGCGCGAGCAGGAGGTGCTGGAGCTGATCGCCCGCGGCTTCTCCTACCTCGAGATTGCGAAGCTGCAGGGCGTGAGCGTGCACACCGTGCAGACCCACATCAAGAACCTCTACGGCAAGCTGGCGGTGCACTCCAAGAACGAGGCCGTGTTCGAGGCGACCCGGCTCGGCCTGCTGCGCCGGCATGGTTAG